CGGTCAGCTCGGCCACCGTCCCGTCGGCGGCCATCGTGATGACCTTGGGGCGGGGGACCATGGCCTCGTCGGCGGTCCGTTCACCGAACGTCAGCGCGCGTTCCAGCAGCAACGACAGGTCGGTGGGCAGTTGGCCGGAGCGGTGCGACTCGCCGATGATGTCGCTGAGCTCCTCCAGCGTGGCGCCGTGGTGCAACTCCTGGGCGGGCTCGATGCCCACCAGCCGCAGCAGGCGGTTGGCGGACGCGTCGAACAGCCGGATCACCGGCGCCGCGATGGTCAGGTACACCAGGGTGGAGGAGGCCAGCGCCCGCGCGAGCGACTCCGCCCTCGACAGCGCCCAGTTCTTGGGGATCAGCTCGCCCATCACCATCTGCACGACGGTCGCGAGGGCGAACCCGACCGCGACGGCGATCGGCCCGACGGCCCCGTCCGGGATGTTCACGGCGGTCAGCGCGGGCGTCATCAGATCGGCCAGCGCGGGCTTGGAGAGGAGTCCGACGATCAGTCCGGTGACGGTGATGCCCAGTTGGGCGCCGGACAGCATGAACGACAGCCGTCCCATCACCTGGAGCGCCCGGCGGGCCTTGGGATCCCCCTGATCGGCCGCGTGCGTCAACGCGCCCCGATCGGACGCCACGTAGGCGAATTCCTGCGCGACGAAGTATCCCGTCGCCGCCGTCAGCACGAACAGCGCGACGACTCCCAGCACGATGCTCACCACAGGCCACCCTCACGGGTGTCGGGTCTATGACTGGAAGGGTCCGACATAGCGGACACTCAGCTCCTTTCCGCCTACGCCTGTCATACGCGCAACGTACCACCCGACCTGCGTGTTCCCCAGACCCCGCCTCAGCACCGTTCGTAGTACGACACCACCATTGGCCGCCCGGTGTGGTCGGGCCCCGCCCGGTCGTCGGCCCCCACATATGCGTAGGGCGGCTTTACCATGCCTTTCCCCTGGTGGGAGACTCGCCGCCGCGCCGCGTCATGCCGAAAGCCGACCCGACGCAACTCCCCGGCGAGTCTTCCATCACAGCGGACCTCAGTGGCGATGGTCGGGGGCGATCTCGGCGGCGGCGCGGAGGCCGGATTCGACTGCGCCGTCGAAGTAGCCGTTCCAGGTGGAGGCGGTCTCGGTGCCGGCCCAGTGCAGGGCGCCTATGGGTGGGCGTAGGGCGGGGCCGTAGGCGGTCCAGGTGCCGAGGGTGGGGTGGGCGGAGAAGCAGCCGCGGGTCCACGGTTCGTCGCACCAGTCGAATTCGATGAAGTCCTCGGGGGCGCGGGCGTCCTCGCCGAAGAGTTCGGCCAGGCGGTCCAGGACGAGGTGCCGCCGTTGGGCGGGGTCGTGGCGGCGTAGGGCGTGGGCGTCGATGCCGTAGGCGAACGCGGTGAGCACGGCCCGGGGCGAGCCCGGTGGGGTGTTGTCGACGGTCTCGGTGAGGATGCCGGAGTCGCTGGTGCTGAGGCCGGACAGGCCCCTGTCCCGCCAGAACGGGGCGGCGTAGATCGCGTGGACCTTCAGGG
The DNA window shown above is from Thermomonospora umbrina and carries:
- a CDS encoding hemolysin family protein, which gives rise to MSIVLGVVALFVLTAATGYFVAQEFAYVASDRGALTHAADQGDPKARRALQVMGRLSFMLSGAQLGITVTGLIVGLLSKPALADLMTPALTAVNIPDGAVGPIAVAVGFALATVVQMVMGELIPKNWALSRAESLARALASSTLVYLTIAAPVIRLFDASANRLLRLVGIEPAQELHHGATLEELSDIIGESHRSGQLPTDLSLLLERALTFGERTADEAMVPRPKVITMAADGTVAELTGHIRRSGHSNYPVYGTDMDDIIGVVGVRELADDTLAPDRPVGEIARTALLVPGSQPLYGVIERMRETGEEFACVVDEYGGLAGILTFEDIAEELVGEITDENDVYAAGSAAVSPGTWTVDAALRIDEVAGRTGLALPENEVYDTVGGLVIAKLGRLPGRGDRVTVDLDPHEGPEGRAELEVLSVARRVPREVRLRVLAGTGGEVDGR